A window of the Streptomyces finlayi genome harbors these coding sequences:
- a CDS encoding RidA family protein, whose product MNPVNRINPAELSPPTGFSHAVTVTGGRLVFLAGQTALDEAGKVVGDTLPEQFEQALGNLLTALRAAGGTPAGLARVTVYATDVADYREHASELGRIWRRSAGRDYPAMAVIGVVRLWDEQAMVELDGVAALD is encoded by the coding sequence ATGAACCCGGTCAACCGGATCAACCCCGCCGAACTCTCCCCGCCCACGGGCTTCTCGCACGCCGTCACCGTCACGGGCGGCCGTCTGGTCTTCCTCGCCGGCCAGACCGCCCTCGACGAGGCCGGGAAGGTGGTCGGGGACACCCTGCCCGAGCAGTTCGAGCAGGCCCTCGGCAACCTGCTCACCGCCCTGCGCGCGGCGGGCGGCACCCCGGCAGGGCTGGCGAGGGTCACCGTGTACGCCACGGATGTCGCCGACTACCGGGAGCACGCGTCCGAACTGGGCCGGATCTGGCGGCGGTCGGCAGGACGCGACTACCCGGCCATGGCCGTGATCGGCGTCGTCAGACTCTGGGACGAACAGGCGATGGTGGAACTCGACGGGGTGGCGGCACTCGACTGA
- a CDS encoding Na+/H+ antiporter subunit A, producing MTALIVCHFVLAACAGPLVRRLGRRAFLVLAVPPAAATVWAAVRWEGAASGEPVSWSWQWMPAYDVSVSLRLDALAELMVLLAAGIGTLVLLYCASYFDDDAPGLAGFAGNLLAFAGAMLALVLADDLISLYVFWELTTVFSFLLIGYGSERKSNRRSALQALTVTASGGLAMLVGFLIIGQTAGTYRISTIVADPPEATPAVSVAVVLVLCGALSKSAIWPFSLWLPNAMAAPTPVSAYLHAAAMVKAGVYLVARLAPAFADVPVWRPVVLVLGAATMLLGGWRALRLHDLKLVLAYGTVSQLGFLTVLAGAGNRDAALAAAVMILGHALFKAPLFLVTGIVDHAAGTRDLRRLSGVGRALPHVCAVAVLAAASMAALPPFLGFAAKEAAFEALLEGNPVDRWVLAATVVGSALTTAYTVRFVWGAFARKPGVPDTPVHRVGQAFLAPPALLAVCGLVLGPGVGWTDRLFAAYADTFPAPAHPYHLSLWHGFGIALLLSVLAWAGGAVLFAGRSTVTRISRRIAWPTADSVFGHLLLGLERLALQITGFVQRGSLTGYLATILAVLLAGQLAVLVTDRPWRGVAGPRLWDVPLQGAVAVLTCAAGLSCLTVSRRMKGVVLAGLTGYGAALLFVVQGAPDLALTQFCVETVSMVVFVLVLRRMPVRFEESVSAWRRAARIPLALAAAGTVGVVVWVAAAARTAEPAGAAMVEETARHGLKDVVATILVDLRSWDTMGESAVLAAAAIGVTSLIYRHRRSEGPMAQEDLRGRTAWSLTTSRLTGLPHGDESAPERSWLAAGETLAPEHRSVVLEVTARLLFHPILVLSVYLLFCAENMPGGGFVAGLVAGVALIIRYLAGGRFELAEAAPLQPGLFTGLGLILTTGVALLGLVKGTVLLAWSHKGHLPVFGDYHLGSTVLFDAGVYLLVLGVVLDIVRALGAKIDRQIERAAGVPTEAGNPAGGAGR from the coding sequence ATGACCGCGCTCATCGTCTGCCACTTCGTGCTGGCGGCCTGTGCGGGCCCGTTGGTGCGCCGTCTCGGCAGACGTGCCTTCCTCGTACTCGCGGTGCCCCCGGCCGCCGCCACGGTCTGGGCGGCGGTCCGGTGGGAGGGCGCGGCGTCAGGGGAGCCGGTCAGCTGGTCGTGGCAGTGGATGCCGGCGTACGACGTCTCCGTGTCCCTGCGTCTGGACGCGCTCGCCGAACTGATGGTGCTGCTCGCGGCCGGCATCGGCACGCTGGTGCTGCTCTACTGCGCCTCGTACTTCGACGACGACGCCCCGGGCCTGGCCGGATTCGCCGGGAACCTGCTGGCCTTCGCCGGTGCCATGCTCGCCCTGGTCCTCGCCGACGACCTGATCTCGCTCTACGTGTTCTGGGAACTGACCACGGTCTTCTCGTTCCTGCTGATCGGATACGGCAGCGAGCGGAAGTCCAACCGCCGCTCGGCGCTCCAGGCACTGACCGTGACGGCGTCCGGCGGCCTCGCGATGCTCGTCGGCTTCCTGATCATCGGTCAGACGGCCGGCACCTACCGGATCTCCACGATCGTGGCCGATCCGCCCGAGGCCACGCCCGCCGTCTCCGTCGCCGTGGTCCTGGTGCTGTGCGGCGCCCTGTCCAAGTCCGCGATCTGGCCGTTCTCCCTGTGGCTGCCGAACGCGATGGCCGCGCCCACACCGGTCAGCGCCTATCTGCACGCCGCCGCGATGGTCAAGGCCGGGGTGTATTTGGTGGCACGGCTCGCCCCTGCCTTCGCCGACGTGCCGGTCTGGCGGCCCGTCGTCCTGGTGCTCGGCGCCGCCACCATGCTGCTCGGCGGCTGGCGCGCACTGCGCCTGCACGATCTCAAGCTGGTCCTCGCCTACGGAACCGTCAGCCAGCTCGGCTTCCTCACCGTCCTCGCCGGCGCGGGCAACCGCGACGCGGCCCTCGCCGCCGCTGTCATGATCCTGGGACACGCCCTGTTCAAGGCGCCCCTGTTCCTCGTCACCGGCATCGTCGACCATGCCGCCGGCACCCGCGACCTGCGAAGACTCTCCGGCGTCGGCCGGGCCCTGCCCCACGTGTGCGCGGTCGCCGTGCTCGCGGCCGCCTCCATGGCCGCGCTTCCTCCGTTCCTCGGCTTCGCGGCCAAGGAGGCGGCCTTCGAAGCGCTGCTGGAGGGGAACCCCGTGGACCGGTGGGTCCTGGCCGCCACGGTCGTGGGTTCGGCGCTGACCACCGCGTACACCGTACGGTTCGTGTGGGGCGCCTTCGCCCGTAAACCCGGCGTCCCTGACACCCCCGTACACCGGGTGGGCCAGGCCTTCCTCGCGCCTCCCGCCCTCCTGGCGGTCTGTGGCCTGGTACTGGGGCCCGGCGTCGGCTGGACCGACCGGCTGTTCGCCGCCTACGCGGACACGTTCCCCGCGCCCGCACATCCGTACCACCTCTCCCTCTGGCACGGCTTCGGCATCGCCCTGCTCCTGTCGGTGCTCGCCTGGGCGGGCGGTGCGGTGCTCTTCGCCGGGCGCTCCACCGTCACCCGGATCTCCCGGCGGATCGCGTGGCCGACAGCGGACAGCGTCTTCGGCCATCTCCTCCTCGGCCTGGAACGCCTCGCCCTCCAGATCACCGGTTTCGTCCAGCGCGGCTCGCTCACCGGCTATCTGGCCACCATCCTGGCGGTGCTGCTGGCCGGACAGCTGGCCGTGCTCGTGACCGACCGGCCCTGGCGCGGGGTGGCGGGCCCCCGGCTGTGGGACGTCCCGCTCCAGGGCGCCGTGGCGGTGCTGACGTGCGCGGCCGGGCTGTCCTGTCTGACGGTCAGCCGCCGGATGAAGGGCGTGGTCCTGGCGGGGCTGACCGGATACGGGGCCGCCCTGCTGTTCGTCGTCCAGGGAGCACCCGACCTGGCCCTCACCCAGTTCTGCGTCGAGACCGTGTCGATGGTCGTGTTCGTGCTCGTCCTGCGCAGGATGCCGGTGCGCTTCGAGGAGTCGGTCAGTGCCTGGCGGCGCGCCGCCCGCATCCCGCTCGCGCTGGCCGCGGCGGGCACGGTGGGCGTGGTCGTGTGGGTCGCGGCGGCGGCACGCACCGCGGAACCGGCGGGCGCCGCGATGGTCGAGGAGACCGCACGGCACGGACTCAAGGACGTGGTGGCCACCATCCTCGTGGACCTGCGGTCCTGGGACACGATGGGGGAGTCCGCGGTGCTCGCCGCCGCGGCGATCGGCGTGACCAGCCTGATCTACCGGCACCGCCGCAGCGAGGGACCGATGGCTCAGGAGGATCTACGGGGGCGCACCGCCTGGTCCCTGACCACTTCCCGGCTGACCGGACTGCCGCACGGGGACGAATCGGCACCCGAGCGGAGCTGGCTGGCGGCGGGCGAGACCCTCGCGCCGGAACACCGCTCCGTCGTCCTGGAAGTGACGGCGCGGCTGCTCTTCCACCCCATCCTGGTCCTCTCCGTGTACCTGCTGTTCTGCGCGGAGAACATGCCGGGCGGCGGATTCGTCGCCGGGCTCGTCGCCGGAGTCGCCCTGATCATCCGCTATCTGGCGGGCGGCCGGTTCGAACTGGCCGAGGCGGCGCCGCT
- a CDS encoding (4Fe-4S)-binding protein, protein MTSEPPPPPAARSYDGEGITVSYDAHRCLHAAECVRGLPAVFEVGRKPWIVPGNASADEVAEVIHRCPSGALRYHRTDGLPDEVPDAPTRVSLHSDGVLHLRGNLEVVTAQGPRHETRVMLCGCRRTGHAPYCDHSGDCARHI, encoded by the coding sequence GTGACCAGTGAACCGCCCCCGCCCCCTGCGGCCAGGTCGTACGACGGTGAGGGCATCACCGTCAGCTACGACGCCCACCGCTGCCTGCACGCGGCCGAGTGCGTCCGGGGCCTGCCCGCCGTGTTCGAGGTGGGGCGCAAGCCCTGGATCGTGCCCGGTAACGCCTCCGCCGACGAGGTCGCCGAGGTCATCCACCGCTGCCCCAGCGGTGCCCTCCGGTACCACCGCACCGACGGCCTCCCCGACGAGGTCCCCGACGCGCCGACCCGGGTCTCCCTCCACTCCGACGGCGTACTCCACCTGCGCGGGAACCTCGAAGTGGTCACCGCCCAGGGCCCCCGCCATGAGACCCGGGTGATGCTCTGCGGCTGCCGGAGGACCGGGCACGCGCCGTACTGCGACCACAGCGGCGACTGCGCCCGCCACATCTGA